Within Sardina pilchardus chromosome 21, fSarPil1.1, whole genome shotgun sequence, the genomic segment ctgtaggggtcaaatacttatgccccctgtaatTAAGGAAgagcattcatttatttatgatacattcttcagtcacaaagaaaatatagtgtccttagcggttttgATTTTTTActcatatttttttaattaaggcattaaaatcaattgtcaaaagatgattttatattcctctttttagtcaactttagcatgggttcaaatacttgtTCTCCTGACTGTAACTAACAATACACAAACATGAATGCACTCCTGTTGTGCCATGATGATTTAAATACACCTATATCAATACACACGGTCAAATCCAATGCATCTTCATTACAAAACCTTAATCTGATGTGGCAATGTACACTTCAAGGAACATCTTTCATCACTAGTAGGACTATTCTTGGGTACTGCCATGTCCTTTCCTCAGAAATGACATATATCAGCACTTCTGAGAAATGTTGACATGATGCAACTACAGAGGTTATTAACGTCCACACATGTCCTTCCAGTACTTTTCAAAAACTGAGAAGATGtacacatttattcattcagtttTTTATCTACGAAGGCATGATATGGACGAAcacaataataactagaaaagcactcagagagtgcaaaccTCTGCAAAGCAAACACGACCTCCTACATCCagacggtgttacggatcactcccaaacatttcagacctttcctgaaaatttaattaaaatccatccataagtttttgagttatcttgctaacaaacagacaaacatacaaatcccgatgaaaacataacctccttggcagaggtaatgaaTATTACAACCCATGCAGGTGTTGTTGGGAATCCTTGAATTTGCACAAGACAGCAACATCAAAGAACCAACATGTTTGACCATGTCTAGTGACACTTTAAAAGCTGAAGATTAACACTTCAACTTTTTTTCTTAATGGCTGCCACTGTGTAAGCAGAACTATTGATAATGCACTTCCATCACTAATGTacgtaatatatatatatgtatatatatataatattaaaaTATATTATGATGATTCAATTACACTTTAAGGAACACAATCTTTCCACAAACAGTATTTTCCATATGAACCAGAAATTAAGTCTGTAGCGAACACCtgaaaacaacaagaaaacaagaaaattaGATTTAAGATTTCAGAGAATTCATCTCACATTTTCAATCTCACCTTAAATTAAGGCACATTTTTCTTGTTCCATTGGTTGAAAAAAATGCTTGTTTTTTACATCTTAATTTAAGAGgattttgacttattttaagtcaaATAATCTTACAAACAGCTCAAAGTAAGTATCTTTATACTAAAAATAATACCCATTTTTTTAATATTGACATTAGATTATAACACTTGGTAAGATATCACTTTTTGCAGGGTGTATGCTATTAATAAGCATTTGGTACAGTATAAAAGAAACGAGAATCATCTAAAGCAGTGGGTGGGTCTCAATCTTTTTCAAGTTGTGACCCCCAAGAATAATCAGGAGGGTGTTCGCCACCCTCCACCTACATTTTTGTCCACAGACAATAAATTGCATCTTACCTTTACTGCTGTGCTTTTAGATCAGATATCATGCAGCATGAACTTTAAACCAAAACAATTATTTCTCACTTTTAACGCATTGTAAACATACAAACTGTAAACCTTTGTTATACACCCTAATATGGTTCCTCCACATCCTCTTTCTGGACAGATTCATTTTTGAAACAGTCGCCCAAATTATAAACATTGGCAGATACACTCTAGCAtggttcaattcaattcaattaataatccatgcaggcatagtgacattctgtaagacataacacaacatataAGACATGGCACAACATATAGACATACAAGACAAAGtagaacaggacagacaggtgtgtgtgtgtgtgtgtgtgtgtgtgtgtgtgtgtgtgtgtgtgtgtgtgtgtgtgtgtgtgtgtgtgtgtgtgtgtgtgtgtgtgtttgatatatTCCACATCCTCTTTCTGGACAGATTCATTTATGAAACACGTGTCACCCCTGTCTCAATACTATGACCACTTTTGACATGTTTCACAATCACAAAACCATAACAAATTTCCTAAGAACAAGGAAATGAGCCGAGCACTTAGCCGGCCTGAACATATAAAGTCGGCAGCTCATGCTCCACTTCACTTTTCACGtgctgaggaaggtctatgaccgaaacgttgtaaatactgtaaatattcatgcgtaatggacagtgtgcgggattttctttcacaagtttaactgggtaacctattccgacgcacctgtctctacaaaagaggtgtgcaaaagcgttgTGTAAACTTTTCACGTGCTTGCCACTGACCGCCATGACCAGGACGAGAGGGGCCCGCGTCAGGAAGCTTGTGGTGGTGGGGCTGGTGCTCGGGGCCGCCGTGGTGGTCACCATCATCACCCTGTCTGTGCGCTACGCCCAACAGGACGGGCCCTGGGTCCGGTACCGGCTACCGGACTCGCTCAAGCCACACCAATACAACATCACCCTGTGGCCTCGCCTGGCAAAGAACGAGCACGGCAAGTACATCTTCACTGGACACTCTACCGTGAGCTTTGAGTGCGTGAAGGAGACAGACCTGATCCTCATTCACTCCAAAAGGCTCGAGTTGAACAAGTCCAACGGGCATCACGCAACACTGACCGGACTTGGTGGTGCAGTTGCACCAACTATCAAGGCCACAGGGCTTCAGGTGACCACAGAGTACCTGGTCATCCAGCTCAATGGCAAACTAGAGGCAGGGAAGTCCTACCAACTCTATACCAGCTTCACTGGAGAACTGGCGGATGACCTGAGAGGATTTTATAGGAGTGAATACTCTGAAGAAACAGGGTTGAAGTAAGTAAAACACACTGTATTTAGACTTCAACTGAATGTGGTATGAAGGCCACAATCCACTTCTGCAATGGCCTCTTAGATTTAGCCTCAAGTCATCTGGATTctcaacacatactgtgcaaTTTACTTGTGCctgttttgtatgtttgtcacaTAACAGATACAGTGCTATGAAAAAGTATTCGCCCCCTTTCCGATTTGTTCTATTTTTGCATATTTGTCAAATTGTCACACTTACGGTAAATGTCTCAAATCATCCAACTAATTTTAATATAAGACAAAcattcgcaaacgttcgcctatgtctgcgaatttgaatgcacctcaggtTCTAGTTAAGTTATGTTTAGGTTCAACAGGGTTGTCAGTAATCATACCTGGGAGTCTATTGATGTTGAAGCCAATTGTGAGCTTTGTCCTAATTTGATTATCTGAAACATTTTAGTGTGACAAATATACAAAAATAGAAGAAATCAGGAAGGGAGGGAAGACTTTTtcacattaggcctacacattactgtatgtaactgacagggacagggacaagAAGCAGGCGGACATTCCCACTGACACTTGTTACTGCACTCGACCTCTTTACAGTACATTTGTCCTGtcattgttgttagaattgctttaaaatgttcaaatgtttaccatgtcGCTTTGGTTtgaaagcgtcagccaaatgtgatgtaatgtaattgGGTTCTAGAGTCCTTGCCGCAACTCAGATGGAGGCCACTGAGGCTAGGAAAGCCTTTCCCTGCTTTGACGAGCCCGCTTTGAAAGCTGTCTTTCACCTGACTCTCATCCACAGCCGCAACACTGTAGCCCTGTCCAACGGCATGAAGATTGGTGAGTTTGGCAAGCCAGCTTTATGTTAAATCAACCAACAACTCTAAGGGCCCTATACTAGTGCAATGCATAGTAACATGCGATGCAACGCTTAGTCATATTTTATACCCAGTCAGTgactttttgttttgcattcCACTTTTACCAACCAGGGGTGTGGAATAAGGTATGGTCTGGCCCATGATCCAAAAAAATGCTATCTTACACCCTCTGTTAAGATCCTATACTATGACTTTAGCTCagcttttaacaccatccaacctCACATTATGGTTGAAAAGCTTATAACAATGATGGTACCAAAGGCACTCAGTTTGTTTATCCTAAACTTCTTAGAGAATAGAACACAATTTGTCAAGTTGAATGCAAGTACAAAGTCAGGTAAGATCACCACTAATACAGGTTCCCCGCAGGGTACAGTCCTATCTCCTtttttatttactatttacACCTCAGACTACCGCCCCCTTCACCCAAGCTGTCAAGTAGTGAAATTTGCAGATGATACTGCTTTACTAGGTCTTATTAGACAGGATGATGATAGCCACTATAGAAAAGAGATAAACTCCTTTGTGGAGTATTGTGACAGTCATTTCCTAGAGCTAAATgtcaagaaaacaaaagaactAGTGATAGATTTTAGAAGAAATAAGGGAACCTCGGTGGCAGTGGAAGTTAAAGGGGCAATTGTAGAGAGAGTGAATACATACAAATACCTGGGGGTTGTTTTTAATGATAAACTGACATGGTCTGACCATGTTTCATCACTGCTGCAGTCCACGTTTGTACTGTATGAGGAAGCTGAAGCTTTTTAACGTGAACTCAGAGATTATGAAGATGTTTGCAATGTCTGTGATATGCAGTGTGTGGAGCTACTGTCTTGTTGGGTGGGGAGGGAATGTGGGGGCTACTGAGAAGAAAAAGATTGATAAGGTGAACAAAAGGGCAGGAAACATGGCGGGGTTGAAAATTACTTTAGATAAAGTGTATATCAGGAGCGCTTGGAAAAAATGACCATTAAGATTATGCAGGACTCTGGTCATTCTCTCCATACTTGTCTGGAGAGCAAAATCATAGAGCGTAGTGGTCGGCTAAGAGCGCCTCCGACACGCACTAAGCGGTATGCCCTCTCCTTTATACCACAAGCCATTAGGCAGCACAATAAGCACTTTAATCATACTTTTGTAGACCTctaattgtgtgtctgtcttatgCTAATTtatttgtgtaggctactattttatATGTTCTAACAGTGCCTGTAACTACAggtgcaggtacagtatgtcttagTGTACCCTCTACGGAGGccattttatctttttattatgtgttttatttggGCATGACGGAGTGCACAGCAATGTAATTTCCATGTAAATGGATGAAATAaaccttgacttgacttgacttgacttgacttgacctcTAAAAATTGCCGtgcaccccggtctttcagtCTCCGGCAAATCCTTGACGGAAATTTGCTTCGCTGTCCGGTGGTCATAATAAAACTGTGATAAGGGTCCCTTAAGATCACTGAATATTTTCTCTGTCTGGTCCCTTAAGATCACTGActattttctctgtctctgcctttcACACATGGTCCCGTCATTAGGGTCTGTTAATACCACAGTGGACGGAGTGGAGGTGTCCGTGACCACATTTGAACCGACACCAATTATGTCTTCCTACCTGGTGGCCTTCGCTGTTTGTGAATATGGCTCCATCGGAACTCCAGCAGGTGCCAAAGTCTTGGTAATATCCTCCTCAGACTTGCTCTATAGGGTCCACAGGCAGAGCGGTGTATAGAAAGAGTTTGGCTGTCTAGGGAATCCAATGGGCATCCAATGGGAATCCAATGGGCGCCATGTTGGATACCAACATCATTGATGAGAacatttaaaggtatactatgcaacgtttttcagttaatcaattcgttccatactgttatatatgattaaatgagtcattaccggtcgaacagtgttttttttggccgctctagtggtctgtagcggtaaaaccacacttgcaacttcaggagacaccgggcacgcacccatgctctactccaggaagtgtcatgtaaagtctcatgaaaaggcacggcagactaaccgattgaggagttttgtcaaatatacacgctaaagctgtaggggaagctctgcagagaaatatgcaagcataaaacgagcgaaaatgaaaagtgaaagcgaaaccggcgatgaaatcgccaatcctgcatagtatacctttaaatgcCTGTTATAATggtgaaaataaacaatttatttCAACATTGCATATTCACCCCATTGGATTGTGCTGTAGAGTCATCTGACATTGGTGCAAAACATGACGGAGTCGGACTAACGCGGCTATGTCCAGAGTGGCTAAATGTCTCCACCTATCCATTTTCCTATGTACTACAATTTTATCAGTTCATCTATTTTATCTTTTCTACGACAAACTTTTGTTTGCTATATTGTAGTTTATCGAATAGGTATCAATGCAATACACAAAAGCTCGGTAGGATATGTGGTATGTTTTAGGCTTTTATTGATGTCAGGTAGCAATTAATCATTACCATAACCCCATAAATGCTTCCTTTGATGCCTGCATCAGGCCTCTTATGCTTGGCTTTTAACACCAGGGAGAATGTTGGAATAAGACTCCGACTTCGTCTTTTTATCCCTAACATGGGGAATCCTTCTATATcagtgtatttctttatttagatTTTCAGATATTGTATACAGACTTTTTCAATTTTATTTCTGTTCATTTAGTTTATCTTCTTTCACGTCTTCTTTACAACTTCCACTTTTCAACAACCTCTCAGCCCTCTACAGCCCTGTTCATAACATGTGACTGACAACTCTTAAGACATGCTTTGTTCCACCTATAGGTTCGTGTCTGGGCCCAACGACAGGCCATCGCCGAAGGTCAGGCTGACTATGCCCTGAAGAAGGCTGCCTCCATTCTGGACTATTTGGAGAGATACTACAATGTCACATTTCCCCTCAAGAAATTAGGTGCGATTTCAAACTCAGCAGATAAGGTACTGTAGGCTGCAGGTCAGGAATGATCAGATTCATTGTCTTCTACTTGAAAGAAGGTGAAACATCTAAACCTAGCTAGGTGGAGGACACTTTTGGCAGTCTTATTCTCCACAGGGTGCAAAGAGGACTAAGTCAGTAAGACAAGAGCTGCTATAGCAAAGATATCTGTGagatttaaaggtacactatgcaacatttttcagtcaatcaatttgtttcatactgttatatatgattaaatgagtcattaccggtcgaacaacgTTTTttccctagtggtctgtagcagtagaaccacgcttgcaatttcaggagcacTCGGGACGCACCCATGGTCTAGgacaggggtgtccaaacttttttggctcaagggccacattgAGTCTTGGAAATTGACCGGTGGGCCataacccccctcccaccccattGGACATGTACACAATGCAGTATACATAACATATATAATTATTTAAAAGATAATAATGAGTCATTTTGATGTAGAAAATTAATTTGTTAagaaatacggttaatatgatgctgtttaattcatttaaatggtgcactgtcactttaagactcttgccggctccactcaggTTGCTGTGCCTAATGGCTGTGCCCTCTCAACATTGCTCAGTAGTGAAACTACTATTGTTTTcgcgtttttcttttaaacattacgtttcttataaaaaggagatatcagttatcaacaatgacaagccagctggcgcgctctctccctttcgtgcgcgctcaaaggcgttcccaattacgttatgagtatGCAACAtaacgcaaattagatttgctgcaatagagatttcaaagagtatcatcgctgtgtaacatgctgttttgatattgacattgtaaacgttctctaagaagagtgttaagcagtttgcagtaatgttaaccacaacgtcgttgctggaaagaaatagcgaaCACCCAATGATAAGTGTGGCGGGCCATATCTATAATAAACTAATACATGCTCGGCGGGCCGCATTAAAGTCCCTGGCGGGCCGcagttggcccgcgggccgtagtttggacacccctggtctaggaagtctcatgtgaagtctcgatcatgctcatgagaggcagactgaccgattgagaagtttcgtaaaatatacacgctagagctgtaggggaagctctgcagagaaatatgcaagcataaaatgagcgaaaacgaaaagtgaaagcgaaaccgtcGATGAAATCGATGTTTGTCCGTATGCATGTCTGCCTTTGCTTCATTGGGTCTGTTTTTCTCCATCTGCCCTGTTCCAGACCATGTAGCTCTGCCTGCTATGGACGCTACGGCGATGGAGAACTGGGGCCTGGTAACGTACAGCAAAAATGTCCTTGTGCGCACTCAGTCGGCGTTCGGACGACATTTTTCAGTTGGTGTCATAGCCCATGAGCTGGGTCACATGGTAAGGATGGGTGGTGTAatgtgtagtggttaaggagctgggttagcatgCAGCGCCCTGACATGACACGGGATCGATTCCAGACTTCCACCCTTGTCTCTTTGAGCagggcacttaaccccaagttggtCTGGGAACaactgtaatataattgacatactgtatggacgTAGCTTTGGATTGaagctaaatgaatacatttagaGCCGCGTCATGCTCAGTTGTATACAGGTGGACGTTAATGGTCATACTTCACGTCATATGTTTACAGTGGTTTACTGGTGGATGTTAATGGCTATACTTCACATCATATGTTCAGTATACAGTGGTTTACAGGTGGACGTTAATGGCTAAACTTCACGTCATATGTTTGCAGTGGTTTGGGAACCTGGTTACGATGAAATGGTGGAATGACATATGGCTGAACGAAGCCTTCGCCACCTACGTCTCCCGTCTGGTCGCAGCCATGACTGAGCCACATGATGAACTGGTGTGTTGGTTGGTCACACTTTGATTGCATGATAAGCATAAAGATGTAGTGCTCTACAGTGTTGCTTGAAAGTTTGTGTACCCATGCTaatgttgactaaaaagaggaataaaaaagattgtcttttgaaaattgaccttaatgccttaatttacaAAATAAGGAAATAtccaccaattttctttgtgattgaatgaTGTATCATAAATGAGTAAAATACAGGGTGCATAAGTATACACACCCAtttgttaaattcccatagaggcagaaTACAGTCAATGATagattgttgttttcttttttaatatttgacagagagacacaatgcTCTGGTATGATATGAAATTAGTGTTTGAGATGGATGCTAGAACCAACTCAAAGCCTCTTGCCTACCCAGAGGAAGAGATCAACACCCCAACAGAGATAAGCCAGCTTTTTGGCCCCATCGCCTATGACAAAGTAAGCCCTGAGTAGGCCACATCCCTTACACCAGGCTCTTGTAATCAACTGGAAACCTCCACACAATCCTACCTTAAAATTCTACTGAGATCACTCTGTATCAAATCAGTGAAAGTTCCATTCTTACTCTGTTTTGCAAATGAGGAATCCCATATATGAAGGAAAtaacattggccgggtttcccagattcgttaagaagctcttgagtgctaagaacttcttaggagcgttcttaaaacgttcttagagcgctcctaagaagttcttagcacttaagagcttcttaacgaatctgggaaacccggccaatgtaaTTAACACAATTTAAAGTGTGCCTGTGTATATTGTATGACAGGGGGCATGTGTGCTGAAGATGCTTTCAGAGTTTCTGACAGAGGCAGTCTTTTCCAAAGGTCTGAGTGTAAGTCTGAGGAAAAAGAAAATCCCTCACATCTTCATATTTCCCTCATGCTACATAAcattaaggtgaccagatgtctgagaccaaaaccggggacataatcccaaaaatgtggaaaattcggggacattttcagtttgactatcaatctaaacg encodes:
- the LOC134069470 gene encoding aminopeptidase Ey-like, whose protein sequence is MTRTRGARVRKLVVVGLVLGAAVVVTIITLSVRYAQQDGPWVRYRLPDSLKPHQYNITLWPRLAKNEHGKYIFTGHSTVSFECVKETDLILIHSKRLELNKSNGHHATLTGLGGAVAPTIKATGLQVTTEYLVIQLNGKLEAGKSYQLYTSFTGELADDLRGFYRSEYSEETGLKVLAATQMEATEARKAFPCFDEPALKAVFHLTLIHSRNTVALSNGMKIGSVNTTVDGVEVSVTTFEPTPIMSSYLVAFAVCEYGSIGTPAGAKVLVRVWAQRQAIAEGQADYALKKAASILDYLERYYNVTFPLKKLDHVALPAMDATAMENWGLVTYSKNVLVRTQSAFGRHFSVGVIAHELGHMWFGNLVTMKWWNDIWLNEAFATYVSRLVAAMTEPHDELRDTMLWYDMKLVFEMDARTNSKPLAYPEEEINTPTEISQLFGPIAYDKGACVLKMLSEFLTEAVFSKGLSNYLHAFAYQNTMTTDLWEHLQAEVDRSPALKLPGTIPEIMNPWVFQMGFPVVTIDTTTGTISQKHFLTDSDSVVERPSIYNYEWFVPITWKRNGTIQERKWLLSKSDVHEPMKTSEWILANLNVDGFYRVNYDDGNWERLSAELQSDSKAIPVLNRAQIIDDAFHLAQANMTDIVLALKTTQYLTKETDYAPWESALLGLEPLIHMPPHIHRATQKYIKKQVESIFMHIKNAAVNGTKDFIFVQKRIFDIACRVGLEGCTDLARAWFQEWMNNTLENPIPYMLEYIVYCHGVATGGQKEWDFVWGTLRNTSDEYKQSGLTYGLSCTKDPGMLNRTLQNLLDPSMGNSLAHRIENISYLEHFQPLLWDYIRANMMAIFNDESDYSYMIGEVTQRFYTELELKQLLDFKAALQAAGFSSVAKDVHEATERTKAQVKWMDENQEKMIQWLTSAAN